In Alteromonas mediterranea DE, a single genomic region encodes these proteins:
- a CDS encoding PilZ domain-containing protein yields the protein MLGYDDKRNFFRMMVNSPCQLQITDDESSRTLQAMCKDISATGMSLEVDEPSIEVGTQVSVAIESSSSQIPSLAALATVVRCEPESESSCIIGVEISQMK from the coding sequence ATGTTGGGATACGACGATAAGCGAAATTTTTTCAGGATGATGGTAAATTCGCCGTGTCAGTTGCAAATAACTGATGATGAGTCGAGCCGAACCTTGCAGGCAATGTGCAAAGATATTAGCGCAACGGGAATGTCGTTAGAAGTTGATGAGCCTTCTATCGAGGTAGGTACGCAAGTAAGCGTCGCTATTGAATCCTCTAGTTCACAAATCCCTTCTCTTGCTGCGTTAGCAACGGTGGTACGCTGTGAGCCGGAATCGGAGTCAAGCTGCATTATCGGTGTTGAAATTTCTCAAATGAAATAG
- a CDS encoding DUF2061 domain-containing protein: protein MKKTITFAVMHFAVAFTVAYLLTGSVVVGGAVALVEPAINTVAFYFHEMVWKKIEARKEGATTELASETSAPVRRNQDISFAS, encoded by the coding sequence ATGAAAAAGACGATTACCTTTGCTGTTATGCACTTTGCGGTCGCGTTCACTGTAGCTTACCTATTAACAGGTAGTGTGGTTGTAGGTGGCGCTGTGGCACTTGTAGAACCCGCAATAAATACTGTTGCGTTTTACTTCCACGAAATGGTGTGGAAAAAAATTGAAGCGCGTAAAGAAGGGGCGACAACGGAATTAGCGTCTGAAACATCGGCGCCAGTGCGAAGAAACCAAGATATCTCATTTGCTTCATGA
- a CDS encoding NAD(P)H-quinone oxidoreductase, protein MHYVDFAKGCKPDELTVKEQAGYSLTAGKVKVEVKAFGVNRADTLQRQGNYPPPPGESEILGLEVAGVVSEVASDVSTFKEGDRVCGLVAGGGYATEALVNPAHLMRIPQGMPFFEAAGLTEVFLTAFQCLRTIAHIKPAQRALIHGGASGVGLAATQLCRYWGVHSAVTASSQEKLSLCEKNGAEQLINYKQQAFDEVLKKAWPEGVDMVLDMVGGDYLNRNLQVLKRDGSVVYLAMLAGRYADNLDMAMLLGKRASIIGTTLRNRSDEYKANLIGEFATACIPAFESKELTVNIDTHYSIKDIDKPHGRLENNDTQGKLVVSW, encoded by the coding sequence ATGCACTACGTAGATTTCGCAAAAGGATGCAAACCTGATGAGCTAACGGTAAAAGAGCAAGCGGGTTATTCATTAACGGCGGGTAAAGTAAAGGTAGAGGTAAAAGCGTTCGGTGTTAACCGCGCCGATACCTTGCAACGGCAAGGTAACTATCCACCACCGCCAGGTGAAAGCGAGATTTTGGGGTTGGAAGTGGCTGGTGTCGTGTCTGAAGTTGCAAGCGATGTCAGTACCTTTAAAGAAGGGGATAGAGTATGTGGCTTAGTAGCAGGTGGCGGTTACGCAACGGAAGCACTGGTCAACCCTGCTCACCTAATGCGCATTCCACAGGGCATGCCGTTTTTTGAAGCTGCCGGTCTTACTGAAGTATTTCTCACTGCGTTTCAATGCTTACGCACGATAGCCCACATTAAACCGGCCCAGCGAGCATTGATCCACGGTGGTGCGAGTGGGGTTGGCCTTGCCGCCACGCAATTGTGTCGTTACTGGGGTGTACACAGTGCGGTAACCGCATCAAGCCAAGAGAAGCTGTCGTTGTGCGAAAAAAATGGCGCAGAACAACTTATAAACTATAAACAGCAAGCGTTTGATGAGGTGCTTAAAAAAGCATGGCCTGAAGGCGTTGATATGGTGCTAGATATGGTGGGTGGCGACTACTTAAATCGCAACTTACAGGTACTGAAACGAGATGGCAGCGTGGTTTACCTTGCCATGCTCGCGGGCCGCTATGCGGATAATCTTGATATGGCGATGTTGCTTGGTAAGCGAGCGTCAATTATTGGCACTACATTGCGCAACCGCAGTGATGAATACAAAGCCAACCTCATTGGTGAGTTCGCAACGGCGTGTATACCCGCGTTTGAGAGCAAAGAGTTAACGGTAAATATTGATACGCATTACAGTATTAAAGATATAGATAAACCTCATGGGCGCTTAGAAAACAATGACACACAAGGCAAGCTGGTGGTTTCTTGGTAG
- a CDS encoding Na+/H+ antiporter NhaC family protein translates to MRENNATAPNSVLPNPMGLTPILLFVVLVVVTGVTNNDITAMPILVAFFISAGYGLCLNPKGKKVSFSEKVQTFCQGGGDKNIILLVLIFLLAGAFYAVTIDIGARDATVNMALQFVPSALILPGLFLICCFISFSMGTSMGTITALSPIGAGLATNLGLPIEMALGIVVGGAMFGDNLSFVSDTTIAATRTQGVQLKDKFRANLMVAVPACIVTMALLLMVDVDTSGIVEGGSYDFWRIVPYLCIIAFALTGFNVISVLAVGIASACVVGLVQGSFTMLSMMQSIQKGMGWMQDLAMIAITIGGIVALMHANGGITWLIERLTRRVTSKKGAEFSIAGLVSFLDITTANNTIAIVTAGPIAKDLNEKYGVDPRRTASLLDIFSCSFQGLVPYGAQLLSAAAVVGISPLAITPYCWYPMLIFVFGVAAIWFGFPRFNTPQDDELTQSA, encoded by the coding sequence GTGCGCGAAAATAACGCTACTGCACCAAATTCTGTATTACCTAACCCTATGGGTCTAACGCCAATACTACTCTTCGTGGTTCTTGTTGTGGTTACGGGGGTAACAAACAACGATATAACTGCAATGCCGATATTAGTGGCATTTTTTATCAGTGCTGGCTATGGTCTATGCCTTAACCCCAAGGGTAAAAAGGTGAGCTTTTCTGAAAAAGTGCAAACCTTTTGTCAGGGAGGCGGCGATAAAAACATTATTCTTTTGGTGTTAATCTTTTTGCTAGCTGGGGCGTTTTACGCGGTCACGATAGATATCGGAGCGCGCGATGCCACGGTGAACATGGCCCTTCAATTTGTGCCATCAGCGTTAATTCTGCCAGGCTTGTTTCTTATATGCTGCTTTATTTCGTTCTCTATGGGAACGTCAATGGGCACTATCACTGCACTATCACCTATTGGGGCAGGCCTTGCGACGAATTTAGGGCTGCCGATAGAAATGGCATTAGGGATTGTGGTTGGCGGTGCCATGTTCGGCGATAACTTATCCTTTGTCTCAGACACCACCATTGCTGCAACCCGCACTCAAGGGGTGCAGTTGAAAGATAAATTCCGCGCAAACCTGATGGTGGCCGTGCCTGCGTGTATCGTCACTATGGCGCTTTTGCTTATGGTTGATGTAGACACATCGGGCATTGTTGAAGGTGGTAGCTATGATTTTTGGCGCATAGTACCGTACCTGTGTATTATTGCGTTCGCGCTTACAGGCTTTAACGTTATCAGCGTGCTAGCTGTCGGCATTGCAAGTGCCTGTGTGGTTGGGTTGGTACAAGGCAGCTTTACCATGCTTTCAATGATGCAGAGTATTCAAAAGGGCATGGGCTGGATGCAAGACCTTGCCATGATAGCTATAACCATAGGCGGTATTGTGGCACTGATGCACGCCAACGGCGGCATTACGTGGTTAATTGAACGTCTAACCCGCCGAGTTACTTCAAAAAAAGGGGCTGAGTTTAGTATTGCAGGGCTGGTTAGTTTCTTAGACATAACCACTGCCAATAATACCATCGCCATTGTCACCGCAGGCCCCATTGCAAAAGACCTCAATGAAAAGTATGGCGTAGACCCCCGACGTACTGCATCGCTTTTAGATATATTTTCGTGTAGTTTTCAAGGTTTGGTGCCGTATGGCGCGCAATTGTTAAGCGCTGCCGCGGTAGTCGGTATTTCGCCCTTGGCAATTACGCCGTACTGCTGGTATCCCATGCTGATCTTTGTGTTTGGCGTGGCGGCGATTTGGTTTGGTTTTCCGCGTTTTAATACGCCACAAGACGATGAACTAACCCAAAGCGCGTAA
- a CDS encoding class I SAM-dependent rRNA methyltransferase, with protein sequence MSAQVILQPSRDKSLRRKHPWVFESAVAELKGRARIGDTVDVFDDEGDWLGRGAYSPHSKIRVRMWTFKKDESIDNGFFLRRLETALALRKRLFDPNKTNAFRWIASESDGLPGVTIDLYDNVAVVQLLSAGGEKHRDKIVWAITKLMPDVHVYERSDVDVRKKEGLEPVTGVLHGQPPTQVTVKENGINIVVDIESGHKTGFYLDQRDSRAAAAHYAKDADVLNCFSYTGTFSCYALSGGAKSVTNVDVSQPALDLAKHHVAINGFDDKRTQYLNKDVFKALREYHEQNKQFDMVILDPPKFVDNKASLNRAARGYKDINMYGIHAVKSGGLLLTFSCSGLMPADLFQKVVADAALDAGRTIKIIARLNQASDHPIIGSYPEGYYLKGLVCEVTDD encoded by the coding sequence ATGTCAGCACAGGTCATATTACAACCCTCCAGAGATAAATCACTTCGCCGTAAACACCCCTGGGTTTTTGAAAGCGCAGTAGCTGAATTGAAAGGCCGTGCTCGCATTGGCGATACAGTAGATGTGTTTGATGACGAAGGCGACTGGCTCGGTAGAGGGGCCTATTCACCTCATTCTAAGATTCGTGTTCGTATGTGGACGTTCAAAAAAGACGAGAGCATCGACAATGGCTTTTTCTTGCGGCGATTAGAAACAGCCTTAGCTTTACGTAAGCGCTTGTTCGACCCAAATAAAACCAATGCATTTCGCTGGATAGCCTCTGAAAGCGATGGCCTTCCAGGTGTAACTATTGACCTTTACGACAATGTGGCAGTCGTACAATTGCTTAGCGCTGGCGGGGAAAAGCACAGAGATAAAATAGTGTGGGCCATCACCAAACTTATGCCAGACGTTCATGTGTATGAACGAAGCGATGTAGATGTGCGTAAAAAAGAGGGCCTTGAGCCTGTTACCGGCGTGCTTCACGGCCAGCCACCTACGCAAGTTACTGTGAAAGAAAATGGCATTAACATTGTGGTAGACATAGAAAGTGGTCACAAAACTGGTTTTTACTTGGATCAGCGAGACAGTCGCGCTGCGGCCGCGCACTATGCAAAAGACGCAGATGTGCTTAACTGTTTTAGCTACACAGGCACCTTTTCTTGCTATGCCCTCTCTGGCGGCGCGAAGTCGGTTACCAATGTAGATGTATCGCAGCCTGCCCTTGATTTAGCCAAGCACCACGTGGCAATAAATGGTTTTGATGACAAGCGCACGCAGTATCTTAACAAAGACGTATTTAAAGCGTTGCGTGAATATCACGAGCAAAATAAACAGTTTGATATGGTTATTCTTGACCCGCCAAAATTTGTTGATAACAAAGCCTCACTAAACCGCGCTGCTCGTGGCTATAAGGACATCAACATGTACGGTATCCACGCGGTAAAATCCGGTGGATTATTGCTAACATTTAGCTGTTCTGGCCTTATGCCGGCCGATCTTTTTCAAAAAGTAGTGGCTGATGCCGCGCTCGATGCGGGCCGTACGATAAAAATTATTGCCCGACTTAATCAAGCGTCGGACCACCCTATCATCGGTAGTTACCCAGAAGGATACTATTTAAAAGGCTTGGTTTGTGAAGTAACAGACGACTGA
- a CDS encoding diguanylate cyclase domain-containing protein, with protein MFSFTNTTQFRHHTWWLAFTVSIVAIAISLALFLGNPKQSADISGLDIVGEGSIVLLTLAWILAALASRPPGKVTSLLVFGLGFFLFSATLDFLDEFLRYPDDAHWISMIESYPAAVGMVVMTAALYQWHLEQRALNLQLRRREWDYRDHDKIDPITQLYRAEYWKEQIQKLQQFNKSAVLAIIDINNFSLFNQQYGYTEGDRYLHEIAQLLVMNLRQHDLACRYAGDRFAILLPDVSPTQADIIIDEIKASIQHLAFRHQLNTNAIYTSARSTHVTLLPNQTLSTVLNAMLTELERPQKSAA; from the coding sequence ATGTTTTCCTTTACCAATACTACACAATTTAGGCACCACACGTGGTGGCTCGCTTTCACGGTAAGCATTGTTGCAATTGCCATATCTTTAGCGCTTTTTTTAGGTAACCCAAAACAAAGCGCTGATATATCGGGTTTAGATATCGTGGGTGAGGGAAGTATTGTCCTGCTGACCCTTGCCTGGATACTTGCAGCGCTTGCGAGTAGGCCTCCTGGTAAAGTCACCAGCCTCCTTGTTTTCGGATTAGGTTTTTTTCTTTTTTCAGCAACACTAGACTTCTTAGATGAGTTTTTACGTTACCCCGATGATGCACATTGGATAAGCATGATAGAGTCCTATCCTGCCGCAGTAGGAATGGTGGTGATGACCGCGGCTCTTTACCAGTGGCATCTGGAGCAAAGAGCATTAAACCTACAGTTGCGACGTCGTGAATGGGACTATCGGGATCACGATAAAATAGACCCCATAACACAGCTTTACCGTGCTGAGTATTGGAAAGAGCAGATTCAAAAGCTTCAGCAATTCAATAAGTCGGCTGTACTTGCCATCATAGATATCAACAACTTTTCTTTGTTTAACCAGCAATATGGGTATACGGAGGGCGATAGGTATCTTCACGAAATTGCCCAGCTATTGGTAATGAACTTACGCCAACATGATTTAGCCTGTCGGTATGCTGGAGACCGTTTTGCTATTTTACTGCCGGATGTATCGCCGACACAGGCAGACATCATCATTGATGAGATAAAGGCGAGCATTCAGCATCTGGCCTTTAGACATCAATTAAACACCAACGCGATTTATACTTCAGCGCGAAGTACACACGTAACCTTGTTACCCAATCAGACACTTTCTACGGTATTGAACGCCATGTTGACAGAGCTTGAGCGCCCTCAAAAAAGTGCGGCGTGA
- a CDS encoding AraC family transcriptional regulator ligand-binding domain-containing protein, with protein MEISLSNFTVAASSHSGEGGDKFVEKTKPLAELNDLGVHAKKHVGVGVSVREGVGADSVGVSVREGDGTGSVGVSVREGVGADSVGVSVREGVDAGSVGVFASTDVVQSTHDKVIAGYWLVKAVLDVALNRGANKHKLFRGTGIFEDALEPDSLISIKQYHLLLTNVQSQTKGADVSFLLGSALAAQWLHSPMHVLQTCDTLEALLTHLVHQQTFRWCSIPLCQFQCFTTNHKVMLIPQLTIGGAKLAQFVREVSFASIVALLKGIAKQRVSVSFNFTCARPKNIADFETHLGLKVAFNCPFNSMCIEKHALDEPMSTPVIHSPNMVTDKELGRYRLFERYPLISLPDYVRCHVYQTISAHNMGSALPELAEKLAISPATLKRKLKEFNTSYRQLSEEVWRNYALVLLSVHKANNEEAARQMGINDLPNFRRTVKRLTGKTPSELRLSNA; from the coding sequence ATGGAAATAAGCTTATCTAATTTCACAGTAGCAGCGTCGTCACATTCAGGTGAGGGCGGTGATAAGTTTGTTGAAAAAACGAAACCTCTTGCAGAGCTAAATGATCTGGGTGTCCATGCAAAAAAACATGTTGGGGTGGGTGTCTCTGTAAGAGAAGGTGTTGGTGCAGATAGCGTGGGTGTCTCTGTAAGAGAAGGTGATGGTACAGGTAGCGTGGGTGTCTCTGTAAGAGAAGGTGTTGGTGCAGATAGTGTGGGTGTCTCTGTAAGAGAGGGTGTTGATGCAGGTAGTGTGGGTGTCTTCGCTAGTACCGATGTTGTGCAGTCTACGCATGATAAGGTTATTGCTGGCTATTGGCTGGTTAAAGCCGTGCTTGATGTGGCACTTAATCGTGGTGCGAATAAACATAAATTATTCAGAGGTACAGGGATATTTGAAGATGCACTAGAGCCTGATTCTTTGATAAGCATTAAGCAATATCATTTATTGCTTACCAACGTGCAAAGTCAAACGAAAGGGGCAGATGTGAGCTTTTTGCTGGGAAGTGCGTTGGCTGCTCAGTGGTTACATAGTCCAATGCATGTACTGCAAACTTGCGATACCCTAGAAGCGTTACTGACCCACCTTGTTCACCAGCAAACCTTTAGGTGGTGTAGTATTCCCTTATGTCAGTTCCAGTGCTTTACCACCAACCATAAGGTAATGTTAATTCCTCAACTCACCATCGGCGGCGCTAAACTGGCACAATTTGTAAGAGAAGTAAGCTTTGCCAGCATAGTGGCGCTTTTAAAAGGGATTGCAAAGCAGCGAGTCTCTGTTTCGTTTAACTTTACCTGCGCCAGACCAAAAAATATTGCTGATTTTGAAACCCATTTAGGGCTTAAGGTTGCGTTTAATTGCCCTTTCAACAGTATGTGCATTGAAAAGCATGCCCTGGATGAACCCATGTCCACACCTGTTATTCACTCACCAAACATGGTTACTGACAAAGAGTTAGGGCGGTATCGCCTTTTCGAACGCTATCCTCTTATCTCGCTTCCCGATTATGTTAGGTGCCATGTGTATCAAACCATAAGCGCTCACAATATGGGGAGTGCATTGCCTGAACTTGCTGAAAAGTTAGCGATTAGCCCAGCTACGCTCAAACGTAAATTAAAGGAGTTCAATACCAGCTATCGACAGCTGTCAGAAGAAGTATGGCGCAACTATGCCTTAGTTTTGCTGTCTGTGCATAAAGCAAACAATGAAGAGGCAGCACGACAAATGGGTATAAACGATTTACCTAACTTTCGCCGTACGGTTAAGCGGCTGACAGGAAAGACGCCAAGTGAACTTAGACTTTCTAATGCCTAA
- the hrpA gene encoding ATP-dependent RNA helicase HrpA, with translation MSSPIAIKPLYNKLDDCLSADKFRLKRRITLLAQKAKGLGESKGAAPGDKSEASKRKALGGSTSHSANKGSQKNAQKSAEESLSTQFEKLKADINGSIEKRNWRKANLPKVEYPPLPVSDKKEDIKDAIANNQVVIVAGETGSGKTTQLPKICLELGLGVNGMIAHTQPRRLAARSVATRIAEELNTPLGEKVGFKIRFSDQVSERSYVKLMTDGMLLAEMQQDRFLNQYDTIIIDEAHERSLNIDFLLGYLRQLLHKRPDLKLIITSATIDPERFSKHFNNAPIIEVSGRTYPVEVRYHAPEDFDEDRDQSDAIIHAVDELMREAPGDILVFLSGEREIRDTQDALSKQHYRNTEIVPLYARLSAAEQNRIFQSHSGRRIVLATNVAETSLTVPGIKYVIDPGFARISRYSARSKVQRLPIEPISQASANQRAGRCGRVSDGICIRLYSEDDYLGRPEFTDPEILRTNLASVILQMLALGLGDIAAFPFVQPPDNRNINDGFRLLEEIQAIGKGKGKQKGKMQLTPLGRQIARLPIDPRYARMVIEAERTNALSEVMVIAAGLSIQDPRERPQEKRQQADEKHSEYQDKDSDFISLYNVWVAFREQQNASSQNQLRKWCKQQFINYLRMREWQDIVSQLKKSIAELGFGISKQEADYQSIHQAIASGLLSHMGFKDKEREYMGSRNSRFLIFPGSGLSKSQPKWVMAAELVETSKLFARMVAKIDPTWVEPLAEHVVQRSYSEPHWSKKRGAVIAFEKVTLFGLPIVMKRAKVYSLIDPPICHELFIREALVEGNTKLNYSFLEENQALLEQADEFEQKTRRRDLIVDDEELVSFYAKRIPLEANNDAAFKKWFRQHGSNDSLTFKEEDVYRQQPGQSVANAFPDVWRQGNITLPLRYNFEPNAVDDGVTVVIPLPVLNQVDNIGFDWLVPGLRHDLIVGLIKALPKRLRRNFVPAPNFAEACLADISETDKNNRPVPLLEAVTDKLRKMTGVIIESDEWNLAQLDKHLKMHFAVVNDNGDDIAKGDDLHALKQQCAGQVKQTFEKAATPELERSNIEQWDFESLPETFVQKVGGFEVQAFPALVEKGDKVDIALIEEADKAQALHKQGVNVLIKNAMPSPLNYLQSKLPNKAKLGLYFNPFGQVKALIDDCIFAGIDAIVTDYCEANKTDIRNKADFEACLDIARASINDKVLEIAKQVEQGLTLAHQCQKQMKGNVPLTMINALGDCKAHLAQLVFPGFVSQIGEARLDDWNRYIKGLARRLEKLPIDPNKDRMHQVTVEKSTKEWEKTCSKYPKGKVPQALLDVRWMIEELRVSLFAQQLGTAYPISAKRITLHLAEY, from the coding sequence TTGTCTTCACCAATCGCGATAAAACCCCTCTACAATAAACTTGATGATTGTTTAAGCGCCGATAAGTTTCGCTTGAAGCGCCGCATTACGCTGCTTGCACAAAAAGCAAAGGGGTTAGGTGAGTCTAAAGGCGCGGCACCGGGTGACAAAAGCGAGGCTTCAAAACGCAAAGCGCTCGGGGGTAGTACGTCGCATAGCGCAAATAAAGGAAGTCAGAAAAACGCACAAAAATCGGCCGAAGAAAGTTTAAGCACGCAGTTTGAAAAACTTAAAGCAGACATCAATGGGTCAATTGAAAAGCGCAACTGGCGTAAAGCCAACCTACCAAAGGTAGAGTATCCACCGCTACCGGTAAGCGATAAAAAAGAAGATATTAAAGACGCCATAGCCAACAATCAGGTTGTGATTGTTGCGGGTGAAACTGGCTCGGGTAAAACCACTCAGCTGCCTAAAATATGCTTAGAACTAGGTTTAGGTGTGAATGGCATGATTGCCCATACGCAGCCGCGTCGTCTTGCTGCTAGAAGTGTGGCTACCCGTATTGCAGAAGAGCTTAATACGCCATTGGGCGAAAAAGTGGGCTTTAAAATTCGCTTTAGCGATCAGGTGAGTGAACGCAGTTATGTAAAGCTAATGACAGACGGTATGCTGCTCGCGGAAATGCAGCAAGACCGTTTTTTAAATCAATACGATACAATTATTATCGATGAAGCCCACGAACGAAGCTTAAATATCGACTTTTTGCTCGGCTATCTTAGACAGCTGTTACATAAGCGCCCTGATCTCAAGCTTATCATCACCTCAGCGACCATCGACCCAGAGCGGTTCTCTAAGCATTTTAATAACGCACCTATTATTGAAGTAAGTGGCCGGACTTATCCAGTTGAGGTTCGCTATCACGCCCCTGAAGACTTTGATGAAGATCGCGATCAAAGCGATGCTATTATTCATGCCGTTGACGAGCTTATGCGTGAAGCGCCAGGCGATATCTTAGTATTTTTAAGTGGCGAACGTGAAATAAGAGACACCCAAGATGCGCTCAGTAAGCAGCATTATCGCAATACTGAAATCGTGCCTCTTTATGCGCGGCTATCCGCCGCCGAGCAAAACCGCATTTTTCAGTCCCATAGCGGCAGGCGCATTGTGCTTGCTACGAACGTGGCTGAAACGTCGTTAACGGTGCCTGGTATTAAGTATGTTATCGACCCTGGTTTCGCCCGTATTTCGCGATACAGTGCAAGAAGTAAAGTGCAGCGGCTGCCGATAGAGCCTATTTCGCAGGCCTCTGCGAATCAGCGGGCAGGGCGATGCGGCCGTGTTTCAGACGGTATTTGTATTCGCTTGTACAGCGAAGATGACTACCTTGGTCGTCCGGAGTTTACTGACCCTGAAATTCTGCGTACGAATTTAGCATCAGTCATTTTGCAAATGTTAGCGTTGGGGCTAGGCGATATTGCTGCGTTTCCATTTGTTCAGCCACCCGACAACCGCAATATTAACGATGGTTTTCGCTTGCTTGAGGAAATTCAGGCAATTGGTAAAGGGAAAGGTAAACAAAAAGGGAAAATGCAGCTTACGCCACTTGGCAGACAGATAGCTAGGCTGCCCATTGACCCGCGTTATGCACGCATGGTGATTGAAGCTGAGCGAACGAATGCGCTTAGTGAAGTCATGGTTATTGCTGCGGGCTTGTCGATTCAAGACCCGCGAGAGCGCCCTCAGGAAAAGCGCCAGCAAGCTGACGAAAAGCACAGTGAATATCAAGATAAAGACTCTGACTTTATTAGCCTTTACAACGTGTGGGTAGCGTTTAGAGAGCAGCAAAATGCGTCAAGCCAAAACCAGCTGCGCAAATGGTGTAAGCAGCAGTTTATCAACTACCTACGTATGCGCGAATGGCAAGACATTGTTAGCCAGCTTAAAAAGTCGATTGCCGAGCTTGGCTTTGGTATTTCAAAGCAAGAAGCGGATTATCAATCTATTCACCAAGCTATCGCCAGCGGCCTGCTTTCACATATGGGCTTTAAAGATAAAGAGCGCGAGTATATGGGGTCGCGTAACTCTCGCTTTTTAATCTTTCCAGGGTCAGGTTTGTCGAAGTCGCAGCCAAAGTGGGTCATGGCGGCAGAGCTGGTGGAAACCTCTAAATTGTTTGCGCGCATGGTGGCAAAAATTGACCCTACCTGGGTAGAGCCTTTAGCCGAGCACGTGGTACAGCGAAGCTACTCAGAGCCTCACTGGTCTAAAAAGCGCGGTGCGGTTATCGCCTTTGAAAAAGTTACGCTGTTTGGTCTGCCGATAGTCATGAAGCGGGCCAAGGTGTACAGCCTAATCGACCCACCAATTTGCCACGAGTTGTTTATTCGTGAAGCCCTGGTTGAAGGTAATACTAAGCTAAACTACAGCTTCCTTGAGGAGAATCAGGCGCTACTAGAGCAAGCGGATGAATTTGAGCAAAAGACCCGTCGTCGCGATTTGATTGTGGATGACGAAGAGCTTGTGAGCTTTTACGCCAAACGTATCCCACTTGAGGCAAACAACGATGCGGCTTTTAAGAAGTGGTTCAGACAGCACGGCAGCAACGACAGCCTAACGTTTAAGGAAGAGGATGTTTATCGTCAGCAGCCAGGTCAGTCAGTGGCCAATGCATTTCCCGACGTATGGCGACAGGGCAATATTACACTGCCGCTGCGCTATAATTTTGAGCCAAACGCTGTCGATGACGGGGTGACTGTAGTGATCCCGCTACCCGTATTAAACCAGGTCGATAACATTGGTTTCGATTGGTTAGTACCGGGGTTAAGACACGACTTAATTGTAGGGTTAATCAAGGCCCTGCCCAAACGCTTGCGCCGTAACTTTGTACCAGCTCCTAATTTCGCCGAGGCCTGTCTAGCTGATATCAGTGAAACGGACAAAAACAACCGGCCTGTGCCCTTGCTTGAAGCCGTAACCGATAAGCTTCGCAAAATGACAGGCGTCATTATTGAAAGCGATGAGTGGAACCTAGCCCAGCTTGATAAGCATTTAAAAATGCATTTCGCAGTGGTGAACGACAACGGGGACGATATTGCAAAGGGTGACGACCTACACGCCCTTAAACAGCAGTGTGCAGGGCAGGTAAAACAAACCTTTGAAAAAGCGGCAACGCCCGAGTTAGAACGCAGCAACATAGAGCAGTGGGACTTTGAAAGCTTGCCCGAAACTTTTGTGCAGAAGGTGGGCGGGTTTGAAGTACAAGCATTCCCTGCGTTGGTTGAAAAGGGCGATAAAGTTGATATTGCGCTTATAGAGGAAGCGGATAAAGCGCAAGCCTTACACAAACAAGGCGTGAATGTATTAATTAAAAATGCCATGCCATCGCCGCTTAATTACTTACAGAGTAAACTGCCCAATAAAGCAAAACTAGGCCTTTATTTTAACCCGTTTGGCCAAGTTAAAGCGTTAATTGACGATTGTATTTTTGCGGGTATCGATGCCATTGTGACAGACTACTGCGAAGCGAATAAAACCGATATTCGCAACAAGGCCGACTTCGAAGCCTGTCTAGATATTGCCCGGGCAAGCATTAACGATAAGGTGCTTGAAATTGCTAAACAAGTAGAGCAGGGGCTCACGCTTGCTCATCAATGCCAAAAGCAAATGAAAGGCAATGTGCCATTAACCATGATCAATGCGCTAGGCGACTGTAAAGCGCATCTGGCGCAATTAGTATTTCCAGGCTTTGTCTCACAAATAGGTGAAGCAAGACTTGATGATTGGAATCGTTACATCAAAGGGTTGGCAAGACGACTAGAAAAACTACCCATTGATCCTAACAAAGACAGAATGCATCAGGTAACGGTGGAAAAATCGACGAAAGAATGGGAAAAAACCTGTAGTAAATACCCTAAGGGTAAAGTGCCGCAAGCGCTATTAGACGTACGTTGGATGATAGAAGAACTGCGTGTTTCACTGTTTGCACAGCAACTGGGTACGGCGTATCCCATATCAGCGAAACGCATCACACTGCATTTAGCAGAGTATTAG